One stretch of Corynebacterium auriscanis DNA includes these proteins:
- a CDS encoding methionine ABC transporter ATP-binding protein — protein MAENLGNAAAARPVGAESANNTARTSGEPNTSTTGAPSAAVNDTRQKTGTSVEFRNVRKVFNQGKRDIVALDDVNITIPAGSIVGIIGYSGAGKSTLVRQINGLDRPTSGQILLDGQDIVGLPESKMRKLRSNIGMIFQQFNLFQSRNVAGNVAYPLGLQGVDKKEKQTRVAELLEFVGLQDKGKAYPEQLSGGQKQRVGIARALATNPSLLLADEATSALDPSTTRDVLELLRRVNRELGITIVVITHEMEVVRSIADQVVVMEGGKVVEQGSVYEVFSNPSTDVAANFVATSLRNTPDQVESEALQAGTGRLFTVTMAEGIGFFSAVSALDSNHVSVNIVHGGVTTLQQHSFGKLTLRLTPKDEEGERAIQKFYETMSATTEVEEIR, from the coding sequence CGGCAACGCCGCCGCAGCTCGCCCCGTTGGCGCCGAAAGCGCCAACAACACGGCACGCACCTCTGGTGAACCCAACACCTCCACCACTGGCGCACCCAGCGCAGCTGTCAACGACACCCGTCAGAAAACCGGCACATCGGTCGAATTCCGCAATGTCCGCAAAGTCTTCAACCAAGGCAAGCGCGACATTGTGGCATTGGATGATGTCAACATCACCATCCCCGCTGGCTCCATCGTGGGCATCATCGGTTATTCCGGTGCAGGTAAGTCCACACTTGTACGCCAGATCAACGGGTTGGATCGCCCCACGTCGGGTCAGATCCTGCTGGATGGACAGGACATTGTGGGCCTGCCCGAATCAAAAATGCGCAAACTGCGCAGCAACATCGGCATGATCTTCCAGCAGTTCAACCTGTTCCAGTCACGCAACGTGGCCGGGAATGTGGCGTACCCGCTGGGGCTGCAGGGCGTCGATAAAAAAGAAAAGCAAACCCGCGTAGCCGAGCTGCTAGAGTTCGTCGGCCTGCAGGACAAAGGCAAAGCCTACCCCGAGCAGCTTTCCGGTGGCCAGAAACAACGCGTGGGTATTGCGCGCGCACTGGCGACGAACCCCAGCTTGCTGCTGGCCGATGAGGCCACCTCTGCACTGGATCCGTCCACGACCCGCGATGTGTTGGAACTGCTGCGCCGCGTGAACCGCGAGCTGGGGATCACGATTGTTGTGATTACCCACGAGATGGAAGTTGTGCGCTCGATCGCCGACCAGGTTGTCGTAATGGAAGGCGGCAAGGTCGTCGAGCAGGGCTCGGTGTACGAAGTGTTCTCCAACCCCTCCACCGATGTGGCCGCGAACTTCGTGGCAACCTCGCTGCGCAACACCCCCGACCAAGTGGAAAGCGAAGCGCTGCAGGCCGGCACTGGCCGACTGTTCACCGTCACCATGGCCGAGGGCATCGGTTTCTTCAGTGCCGTTTCCGCGCTCGACAGCAACCACGTCAGCGTGAATATCGTGCACGGCGGTGTGACCACGCTGCAGCAGCACTCGTTCGGCAAGCTCACTCTGCGGCTCACCCCCAAGGATGAAGAAGGCGAGCGCGCCATCCAGAAGTTCTACGAGACCATGTCCGCCACGACCGAAGTGGAGGAGATCCGATGA
- a CDS encoding methionine ABC transporter permease, giving the protein MDWERLGPTFTKALTSTLYMVSVTLLISAILGLVLGMLLYTTREGGVLANKPVYWFLNVLVNFVRPIPFIILLTAIGPLTEVIAGTRIGTEAAIVGMVLAATFGAARIVEQNLVSIDPGVVEAAKAMGASPLRIIFSVIIPEALGPLILGFTFMFIAIVDMSAMAGYIGAGGLGDFAIVYGYRAFNDQVTWITVAVIIVIVQIAQLGGNWLAKKIMRR; this is encoded by the coding sequence ATGGATTGGGAGCGCCTGGGCCCAACGTTCACCAAGGCGCTGACGTCCACCCTGTACATGGTGTCCGTCACCCTGCTGATCTCCGCAATCCTGGGCTTGGTGCTCGGCATGCTGTTGTACACCACCCGCGAAGGCGGAGTGCTGGCCAACAAGCCGGTCTACTGGTTCCTCAACGTGCTGGTGAACTTCGTCCGCCCCATCCCGTTCATCATTTTGCTGACCGCGATTGGGCCGTTGACCGAAGTGATCGCCGGTACCCGCATCGGTACGGAAGCGGCCATCGTGGGTATGGTGCTGGCCGCAACATTCGGCGCCGCCCGTATCGTGGAGCAGAACCTGGTTTCCATCGACCCTGGCGTGGTCGAGGCCGCCAAAGCCATGGGCGCTTCTCCCTTAAGGATCATTTTCTCGGTGATCATCCCCGAGGCCCTCGGTCCTTTGATCTTGGGCTTCACCTTCATGTTTATCGCGATCGTGGATATGTCCGCGATGGCCGGTTACATCGGTGCTGGTGGTTTGGGTGACTTCGCCATCGTCTACGGTTACCGCGCCTTCAATGACCAAGTCACGTGGATCACCGTGGCCGTGATCATCGTGATCGTGCAGATCGCCCAGCTGGGCGGCAACTGGTTGGCGAAGAAGATCATGCGTCGCTAG
- a CDS encoding AMIN-like domain-containing (lipo)protein, translated as MKGSELRVIEARIGQHRGFDRLVIELSGHGRPGWTLKTTKQPFADGSGFPVEYSGKTALVVALHYISMPQRLRDGSFYDPPLRGNANGNAIQSVKDQGAFEAVHQYVLGLRDENPRYKINYLQSPPRVVIDVEKG; from the coding sequence GTGAAAGGTTCGGAGCTCCGCGTTATCGAAGCCCGTATCGGGCAACACCGTGGGTTTGACCGACTTGTCATTGAACTGAGTGGACACGGGCGCCCGGGCTGGACGTTGAAGACCACTAAGCAACCTTTTGCTGATGGCTCGGGATTCCCCGTCGAGTACTCCGGCAAAACGGCCCTCGTTGTTGCCCTGCACTATATTTCGATGCCTCAACGGCTGCGCGATGGCAGTTTCTACGATCCACCGCTCAGAGGCAACGCCAACGGAAACGCAATCCAGTCCGTAAAGGATCAGGGCGCGTTCGAGGCCGTTCACCAATACGTCCTGGGCTTGCGCGACGAAAACCCCCGGTACAAAATCAACTACTTGCAGTCCCCACCGCGGGTAGTTATCGATGTGGAAAAAGGCTAG
- a CDS encoding sucrase ferredoxin: MSTKRNPVAGTAPQSQTSPKALATENDDDQLATTIDQTPVAKADLCAKPTAEKLPGTAKTAKLVLAVEYFRGWGKDILDGEALGKELAGELKKFLKTNKAELHFIRRPGRAGQEREQLGTRQLFIAWADAQRAGFNPDQPYTPILEEMQITDVRQLLDLDLSRPGVNPQATTVDRNILLICTHARRDRCCAIFGRPVAAEVSKDYDEVWESSHTKGHRFAPSMILLPSNYSFGRLTSDETRYMLDGARTHKLTFHNNRGRGTLTPPAQVAELEVARRLLGLGIEPGLNDFATHETTVEVVRDSQGAKSKKVKVEVLHFPTQRSFRAHLTQTDPIEVLTSCGDAPKKQRGWRVKVLEEI, from the coding sequence ATGTCCACCAAGAGGAACCCCGTGGCGGGAACAGCACCCCAGTCTCAGACCTCGCCGAAGGCGCTAGCCACGGAGAACGACGACGACCAGCTGGCAACCACCATTGATCAAACTCCCGTGGCGAAAGCAGACCTGTGCGCCAAACCCACCGCGGAGAAATTGCCCGGTACCGCGAAGACTGCGAAACTCGTGTTAGCAGTTGAATATTTCCGCGGGTGGGGCAAGGACATCCTCGACGGTGAAGCGCTCGGCAAAGAACTGGCGGGGGAACTGAAAAAATTCCTCAAAACCAACAAAGCTGAGCTGCACTTCATTCGCCGACCTGGCCGTGCGGGGCAAGAGCGCGAGCAGCTGGGCACGCGCCAACTGTTCATCGCGTGGGCGGATGCACAGCGCGCCGGGTTTAACCCTGACCAGCCGTACACCCCGATCCTGGAAGAAATGCAGATTACCGACGTGCGGCAGCTGCTGGACCTGGATCTCAGCCGGCCCGGGGTAAACCCACAGGCAACCACAGTAGATCGCAACATCTTGCTGATATGCACCCACGCCCGGCGCGACCGCTGCTGTGCGATATTCGGACGGCCCGTGGCCGCCGAGGTCAGCAAAGACTACGACGAAGTGTGGGAATCCTCCCACACCAAGGGCCACCGCTTCGCGCCTTCCATGATTTTACTGCCGAGCAACTATTCCTTTGGCCGACTGACCAGCGACGAAACCCGGTACATGCTGGACGGCGCTCGTACACACAAGCTGACCTTCCATAACAACCGTGGTCGGGGAACACTCACCCCACCGGCGCAGGTAGCCGAACTGGAAGTAGCCCGCCGACTGCTGGGGCTGGGCATTGAGCCCGGACTTAACGACTTCGCCACTCACGAGACCACGGTGGAGGTGGTGCGTGATTCCCAGGGTGCCAAGTCCAAAAAAGTAAAGGTGGAGGTTCTACATTTCCCCACACAGAGGAGCTTCCGGGCGCACCTTACCCAAACCGACCCGATTGAAGTGCTGACCTCGTGCGGGGATGCCCCGAAAAAGCAACGCGGTTGGCGGGTTAAAGTGCTGGAGGAAATCTAA
- a CDS encoding Y-family DNA polymerase, with translation MRREQKGQRGQRVTVLWFPDWPVYAASRAEGWDVLQPAAVIAEHRVVACNASARKAGVRAGMKQRHALAACPVLNVAAEDPAQQAAVHEELLVELESVAAHIETVRAGLLAFPMHALAKFYGDEDRAVELLLNATARAEVDCLAGTADDLVTATWAARAGKCVEPGKSGEFVSDLPIEALCIEPALHGPREMMETLRQLGVATMRDFAALRRSDVAARFGQEAVEWHRIASGQPSREVAPRQVTVPMQVVHEVESPITSTETAAFVARQAAGRLHEELFAAGDVCLRLAVRARINAPAGYTGPTEIERVWRCREPLNEKETAQRVRWQLDGWITRMRGARRTQGVPGPGGYAGGDELARRDGIAGRSEYAGNSEPEASDGFDGDHWDGDGTVGITAIELVPVETVPAGSIMPGLWGGPDEGVRAARAAAGRAQALIGINAVLRPIPCGGRAVAGRVVTVPYGEEDPEEVKALSTRSWRGELLAPLPSVIGAKTARKGADELSAPSARHPAARVTVLDGDGQAVYVTGRGVLSGKPEHLRWGGRNFAITGWAGPWPVDEQWWAAGKRYARMQISTDEPGAFLLVCKGARWRIEATY, from the coding sequence ATGCGACGCGAGCAGAAGGGACAGCGCGGGCAGCGGGTGACGGTGCTATGGTTTCCGGATTGGCCGGTGTATGCAGCTAGCCGGGCAGAGGGCTGGGATGTGCTGCAGCCCGCGGCGGTGATTGCGGAGCATCGGGTGGTGGCGTGTAATGCGTCGGCACGGAAGGCCGGTGTGCGGGCAGGGATGAAGCAACGTCATGCACTCGCGGCCTGCCCTGTGTTGAACGTGGCGGCGGAGGACCCAGCACAACAGGCAGCGGTGCATGAGGAATTGCTGGTGGAATTGGAGTCCGTAGCTGCGCATATCGAAACTGTGCGCGCGGGGTTGTTGGCTTTTCCCATGCATGCGTTGGCCAAATTCTATGGCGATGAGGATCGTGCGGTGGAGTTGCTATTGAACGCGACGGCACGGGCAGAGGTGGATTGCCTTGCGGGGACGGCCGATGACCTGGTGACAGCCACGTGGGCGGCGCGCGCGGGCAAGTGTGTGGAGCCAGGGAAGTCCGGAGAGTTCGTTTCGGATCTGCCGATCGAGGCGCTGTGCATTGAACCTGCCCTGCATGGGCCACGCGAGATGATGGAGACGTTGCGACAACTGGGTGTGGCCACGATGCGGGATTTTGCAGCCCTGCGCAGGTCGGATGTGGCGGCACGGTTTGGACAGGAAGCGGTGGAGTGGCATCGCATTGCTAGTGGCCAGCCCAGCCGAGAGGTAGCTCCGCGCCAAGTGACAGTGCCCATGCAGGTGGTGCATGAGGTGGAAAGCCCCATCACGAGTACGGAAACCGCGGCATTCGTGGCACGGCAAGCCGCCGGGCGATTACATGAAGAACTATTCGCAGCAGGTGATGTGTGTTTGCGGTTGGCGGTGCGAGCGCGGATCAATGCACCAGCGGGATACACCGGACCAACCGAAATTGAGCGAGTGTGGCGCTGCCGGGAACCGCTGAACGAAAAGGAAACCGCCCAGCGCGTGCGGTGGCAGCTGGACGGGTGGATAACCCGGATGCGTGGCGCGCGAAGGACTCAAGGAGTCCCCGGGCCTGGTGGGTATGCCGGGGGAGACGAGCTTGCTAGGCGTGACGGAATTGCCGGGCGTAGTGAGTATGCCGGGAACAGTGAGCCCGAGGCGAGTGATGGATTCGACGGGGACCATTGGGACGGTGACGGCACAGTCGGCATTACTGCGATTGAGCTGGTACCGGTGGAAACTGTTCCGGCGGGAAGCATCATGCCTGGGTTGTGGGGAGGGCCGGATGAAGGTGTCCGTGCGGCACGAGCAGCGGCGGGGCGCGCACAAGCATTGATCGGAATTAACGCGGTGCTGCGACCGATTCCGTGTGGTGGCCGTGCCGTGGCGGGACGGGTGGTGACTGTGCCCTATGGTGAGGAGGACCCAGAGGAAGTGAAGGCACTCAGTACGCGATCCTGGCGCGGTGAACTGCTGGCGCCATTGCCTTCGGTGATAGGAGCCAAAACGGCTAGGAAAGGTGCCGATGAACTGTCTGCACCTTCTGCTCGCCACCCAGCGGCAAGAGTGACGGTGTTGGATGGCGATGGTCAGGCAGTATACGTCACGGGGCGAGGGGTGCTCAGCGGAAAACCCGAGCACTTACGGTGGGGCGGGCGGAATTTTGCGATCACCGGTTGGGCTGGCCCGTGGCCTGTCGACGAGCAATGGTGGGCCGCGGGGAAGCGTTACGCGCGCATGCAGATCAGTACCGATGAACCGGGAGCGTTTTTGCTGGTGTGTAAAGGAGCGCGCTGGCGCATAGAGGCAACATACTGA
- the guaA gene encoding glutamine-hydrolyzing GMP synthase — MVLHVTQTENPSTPQPVLVVDFGAQYAQLIARRVREVNLYSEVVPHTMTAEEVKAKNPAALILSGGPSSVYADGAPALQEGLLDLGIPVFGICYGFQAMTNALGGTVAKTGLREYGRTDMSIRGGQLHEGMGATQPVWMSHGDSVSEAPEGFTVTATTEGAPVAAFECPEKRMAGVQYHPEVLHSPKGQEVLRRFLLDTAALQPTWTAGNIAEQLIEQVREQVGPEGRAICGLSGGVDSAVAAALVQRAIGDRLTCVFVDHGLLRQGEREQVEKDFVAATGAKLVTAHEKEAFLAKLAGVTEPEAKRKAIGAEFIRSFERAVTEVLESAPDGSTVDFLVQGTLYPDVVESGGGSGTANIKSHHNVGGLPDDVEFELVEPLRLLFKDEVRAVGRELGLPEEIVARQPFPGPGLGIRIIGEVTEDRLETLRAADAIARAELTAAGLDNVIWQCPVVLLADVRSVGVQGDGRTYGHPIVLRPVSSEDAMTADWTRVPYEVLERISTRITNEVEEVNRVVLDVTSKPPGTIEWE; from the coding sequence ATGGTGTTACACGTGACTCAGACAGAAAATCCCAGCACTCCACAGCCAGTCCTGGTTGTCGACTTCGGTGCGCAATATGCCCAGCTGATCGCCCGTCGCGTGCGTGAGGTCAACTTGTACTCCGAGGTTGTTCCGCACACGATGACCGCCGAAGAGGTCAAGGCAAAAAACCCAGCCGCCCTGATCCTGTCCGGCGGTCCATCTTCCGTGTATGCCGACGGTGCCCCGGCACTTCAGGAGGGCCTGCTGGATCTGGGGATCCCCGTGTTCGGCATTTGCTACGGCTTCCAGGCTATGACCAACGCGCTAGGCGGAACCGTGGCCAAGACGGGCCTACGGGAATATGGTCGCACGGATATGTCCATTCGCGGCGGACAACTGCATGAGGGCATGGGTGCCACGCAGCCTGTGTGGATGAGCCACGGTGATTCTGTTTCGGAGGCGCCTGAGGGGTTCACGGTGACCGCCACTACTGAAGGCGCACCTGTGGCGGCGTTTGAATGCCCCGAAAAGCGCATGGCCGGTGTGCAGTACCACCCAGAGGTTCTGCACTCTCCCAAGGGACAAGAAGTGCTCCGCCGATTCCTGCTGGACACCGCCGCTTTGCAGCCCACGTGGACCGCAGGCAACATTGCTGAGCAACTCATTGAGCAAGTACGCGAGCAGGTTGGCCCCGAAGGCCGTGCCATCTGTGGTCTGTCCGGTGGTGTGGATTCCGCTGTAGCGGCGGCGCTGGTACAGCGCGCTATCGGTGATCGCCTGACGTGCGTGTTTGTAGATCACGGCCTGCTGCGCCAGGGCGAGCGCGAACAGGTGGAGAAGGACTTCGTGGCAGCGACGGGCGCGAAGCTAGTCACTGCCCACGAGAAAGAGGCCTTCTTAGCCAAGCTGGCTGGAGTGACCGAACCAGAGGCAAAGCGCAAGGCCATCGGTGCGGAGTTCATCCGTTCCTTCGAGCGTGCGGTTACCGAGGTTTTGGAATCGGCACCGGACGGCTCCACGGTAGATTTCCTGGTTCAGGGCACGTTGTACCCAGACGTCGTGGAGTCTGGAGGGGGCAGTGGTACCGCCAACATTAAGAGTCACCACAACGTTGGCGGTCTGCCAGACGACGTGGAGTTCGAACTAGTCGAACCCCTGCGCTTGCTGTTCAAGGACGAGGTTCGCGCGGTTGGTCGTGAATTGGGCCTGCCAGAAGAAATCGTCGCTCGCCAGCCGTTCCCGGGTCCCGGCCTAGGTATCCGCATTATTGGGGAGGTCACGGAAGATCGGTTGGAGACCCTTCGTGCGGCAGATGCAATCGCCCGCGCAGAGCTCACGGCCGCGGGTTTGGATAACGTCATCTGGCAATGTCCAGTAGTTCTACTGGCCGATGTTCGGTCGGTGGGTGTCCAGGGTGATGGCCGGACCTATGGTCACCCGATCGTTTTGCGTCCGGTGTCCAGTGAAGATGCCATGACAGCCGACTGGACCCGCGTGCCTTACGAGGTTCTGGAGCGTATCTCTACCCGCATTACCAACGAGGTGGAGGAAGTTAACCGCGTGGTCTTGGACGTCACTTCCAAGCCGCCGGGAACGATCGAGTGGGAGTAA
- a CDS encoding GuaB3 family IMP dehydrogenase-related protein: protein MQDYVDIGRGRSARRVYGLHQIDIVPTRRTRSSHDVDTTWRIDAYNFGIPVMTHPTDALVTPEFAIEFGNLGGLPVINAEGLWGRAEDLDGALQQVIDAAGALEDALTGNLCGGNEVLQKLHAQPLDLDLLTERLQIVRDSGVQFGVRVSPQQARQLAPAIIKGGIDLLIVQGTLISAEHVHRDGEPLDLREFIGSLDVPVIAGGVVDYTTAMHLMRTGAAGVVVGSGETTNNDSLGIDVPMATAIADAAAARRDYLDETGGRYVHVIADSELRTSGDVAKAIACGADAVALGAPLAAARTAGGKGVYWPSTAAHPKAPRGQVLPTEPRADLSLEQVLFGPTPNPWGEENLVGGLRRSMAKCGYTDLKSFQKAELAVRV from the coding sequence ATGCAGGATTACGTTGATATCGGCCGGGGTCGTTCCGCTCGACGTGTTTACGGCCTACATCAGATCGACATCGTTCCCACTCGGCGAACCCGGTCGTCGCACGATGTAGATACGACGTGGCGGATCGATGCCTATAACTTCGGCATCCCCGTCATGACGCATCCTACCGATGCCCTGGTCACGCCGGAATTCGCCATTGAATTTGGCAACCTGGGTGGCTTGCCGGTCATCAACGCTGAAGGCTTGTGGGGGCGAGCTGAGGATCTTGACGGTGCGTTGCAGCAGGTTATCGACGCCGCGGGGGCCCTAGAGGACGCTCTGACGGGGAACCTGTGCGGTGGCAACGAAGTTCTGCAGAAGCTGCACGCGCAACCGCTGGATCTGGATCTACTCACCGAGCGCTTGCAGATCGTTCGCGATTCGGGCGTTCAATTCGGTGTTCGCGTATCTCCGCAGCAAGCTCGTCAGCTGGCGCCCGCGATCATCAAAGGTGGAATCGACCTGCTGATCGTGCAGGGTACGCTGATTTCCGCGGAGCATGTGCATCGCGATGGCGAACCCCTCGATCTCCGTGAGTTTATCGGTTCGCTGGACGTTCCCGTCATCGCCGGAGGAGTGGTCGATTACACGACTGCTATGCACCTCATGCGCACGGGAGCAGCGGGCGTCGTTGTGGGATCTGGCGAAACAACCAACAACGATAGCCTCGGCATCGATGTCCCCATGGCTACGGCGATCGCCGATGCCGCAGCTGCGCGCCGCGACTACTTGGATGAAACCGGTGGCCGGTATGTGCACGTCATTGCCGATTCGGAATTGCGAACATCCGGTGATGTTGCCAAGGCCATCGCGTGCGGTGCGGATGCAGTGGCGTTGGGAGCTCCCCTTGCAGCGGCTCGGACCGCGGGTGGCAAGGGTGTTTACTGGCCATCTACGGCGGCGCACCCGAAGGCACCTCGTGGCCAGGTGCTGCCCACCGAACCCCGCGCGGACCTCAGCCTTGAGCAGGTTTTGTTCGGCCCTACTCCGAACCCATGGGGTGAGGAGAACCTCGTCGGTGGGTTGCGCCGTTCCATGGCAAAGTGTGGCTACACGGATTTGAAGAGTTTCCAGAAGGCCGAGCTGGCCGTTCGAGTATAG
- the guaB gene encoding IMP dehydrogenase: MTNHLPVSTGGDDPNKVALVGLTFDDVLLIPDASDVIPSEVNTSTQFTRNIQLNIPIASAAMDTVTEARMAVAMARQGGIGVLHRNLSIEDQAQQVEIVKRSEAGMVTDPVTASPGMTIREVDELCARFRISGLPVTDEEGVLVGIITNRDMRFEPDFERRVDEVMTKAPLVVAQEGVSTEAALRLLSENKVEKLPIVDGSGKLTGLITVKDFAKREQYPNSAKDSSGRLVVAAGIGTGPDSWNRAGQLVDAGVDALVVDTAHAHNKGVLDMVARVKKEFGDRVDVIGGNLATREAAQAMIDAGADAIKVGIGPGSICTTRVVAGVGAPQITAIMEASVPAHKAGVPIIADGGMQFSGDIAKALAAGASAVMLGSMLAGSAETPGEIVTVSGKQYKRYRGMGSMGAMQGRGLTGEKRSYSKDRYFQADVKSEEKLVPEGIEGRVPFRGSIESILHQHVGGLRAAMGYTGAATIADLHKARFVQITGAGLRESHPHDVQGIMEAPNYNPNR; encoded by the coding sequence ATGACTAACCATCTTCCAGTATCCACCGGTGGAGATGATCCCAACAAGGTCGCCCTCGTAGGATTGACCTTTGATGATGTGCTCTTGATTCCAGATGCCTCCGATGTGATTCCATCGGAGGTCAACACTTCTACGCAGTTTACCCGCAACATTCAGCTGAATATCCCCATCGCTTCCGCGGCAATGGATACCGTTACTGAGGCCCGCATGGCGGTGGCTATGGCCCGCCAGGGTGGCATCGGTGTATTGCACCGTAACCTCTCTATCGAGGATCAAGCTCAGCAGGTCGAAATCGTCAAGCGTTCTGAGGCAGGGATGGTGACTGACCCAGTAACGGCTTCTCCCGGCATGACTATTCGTGAAGTCGATGAGCTATGTGCCCGCTTCCGTATCTCCGGTCTGCCCGTTACGGATGAAGAAGGCGTGCTCGTCGGCATCATCACTAATCGCGACATGCGTTTTGAACCGGATTTTGAGCGCCGTGTGGATGAGGTCATGACGAAGGCTCCCCTCGTTGTTGCTCAGGAGGGTGTTTCTACCGAGGCCGCGTTGCGCTTGCTCAGTGAAAACAAGGTTGAGAAGCTTCCTATTGTGGACGGTTCAGGAAAGCTGACCGGTCTGATCACGGTTAAGGACTTCGCCAAGCGCGAGCAATACCCGAATTCCGCTAAGGATTCTTCCGGACGACTGGTGGTCGCCGCTGGCATTGGTACGGGTCCGGATTCATGGAATCGTGCTGGTCAGCTGGTCGACGCGGGTGTGGATGCCCTCGTTGTGGATACCGCCCACGCTCACAACAAGGGCGTGCTGGACATGGTTGCTCGAGTAAAGAAGGAATTCGGTGACCGTGTGGACGTCATCGGTGGCAACCTCGCGACCCGCGAAGCAGCGCAGGCCATGATCGATGCCGGTGCAGATGCTATTAAGGTTGGTATCGGCCCGGGTTCTATCTGTACTACCCGCGTGGTCGCGGGTGTTGGTGCACCGCAGATCACCGCCATCATGGAAGCCTCCGTTCCAGCTCATAAGGCTGGTGTGCCCATCATTGCCGATGGTGGCATGCAGTTCTCCGGTGACATCGCCAAGGCTCTAGCCGCGGGTGCATCTGCCGTCATGTTGGGATCGATGTTGGCTGGCTCTGCGGAAACCCCGGGCGAGATCGTCACCGTCTCCGGTAAGCAGTACAAGCGTTACCGCGGCATGGGCTCGATGGGCGCCATGCAGGGGCGTGGCCTGACCGGTGAGAAGCGTTCGTACTCCAAGGACCGCTACTTCCAAGCCGACGTGAAATCTGAAGAGAAGCTGGTGCCAGAAGGCATTGAGGGCCGCGTTCCATTCCGCGGTTCTATCGAGAGCATCCTGCACCAGCATGTGGGTGGTCTGCGTGCCGCTATGGGATACACCGGTGCGGCTACTATCGCCGACCTGCACAAGGCTCGCTTCGTGCAGATTACCGGCGCTGGTCTCCGCGAATCCCACCCACACGATGTGCAGGGAATCATGGAAGCCCCCAACTATAATCCAAACCGTTAG
- a CDS encoding DUF5319 domain-containing protein, with protein MPPDPFADDPNDPASFLEPDEEFAPLSSEEKSALKQDLANVREFRAMLEPRGVRGITMLCEDCEEPHFYDWEIIVSNLTSMLEHNSMPVHEPSAKPNPDLYVTWDYCLGYADACRFAFRMGLGGF; from the coding sequence ATGCCCCCGGATCCTTTCGCGGACGATCCCAATGATCCCGCCTCGTTTCTTGAACCCGATGAGGAATTCGCTCCCCTCAGTTCGGAAGAAAAGTCGGCACTCAAGCAAGACCTAGCCAACGTGCGGGAATTCCGCGCAATGCTGGAACCACGTGGGGTTAGGGGGATTACTATGCTGTGTGAGGATTGCGAAGAACCCCACTTTTATGATTGGGAAATCATTGTCTCCAACTTGACCAGCATGTTGGAGCATAACTCCATGCCAGTTCACGAACCCAGCGCGAAGCCAAACCCCGATCTTTACGTTACGTGGGATTACTGCCTGGGTTATGCCGATGCGTGCCGCTTTGCATTCCGCATGGGACTTGGTGGCTTTTAA
- the shbA gene encoding RNA polymerase sigma factor ShbA produces MTAAHDLDTAIQAAVSRAIAGERRALQDVINLIHSPVVRYCRARVTGDKYPTADDIAQEVCLAVARALPNYEDKGLPFMAFVYRIAANKVVDGRRAHGRDHLQPTDDVPDIEVMDSTPEGEILELDACNEVAGLLDLLGDKAREIVTLRVFGGYSAEETADILQMSAGAVRVAQFRALAKLRKHIEENGYN; encoded by the coding sequence ATGACCGCAGCACACGATTTAGACACTGCCATTCAGGCAGCTGTCTCCCGTGCGATTGCGGGGGAGAGAAGGGCTCTCCAGGATGTAATTAACCTCATTCACTCGCCCGTGGTCCGCTACTGCCGTGCACGTGTGACTGGAGACAAGTATCCAACGGCCGATGACATTGCCCAGGAGGTTTGTCTTGCGGTCGCTCGGGCACTGCCGAACTACGAGGATAAAGGATTGCCTTTTATGGCCTTCGTTTATCGCATTGCGGCGAACAAGGTGGTGGATGGTCGCCGTGCCCACGGTCGCGACCATCTGCAACCGACTGATGACGTGCCCGATATCGAGGTGATGGATAGCACACCTGAAGGGGAGATTTTAGAGCTAGATGCCTGTAACGAAGTTGCGGGACTACTCGATTTGCTAGGTGACAAAGCACGAGAAATTGTCACTTTGCGCGTTTTCGGTGGTTATTCGGCCGAGGAAACCGCAGACATCTTGCAGATGTCCGCTGGAGCAGTCCGCGTAGCTCAATTCCGAGCTCTCGCGAAACTTCGAAAGCACATCGAGGAAAACGGATACAACTAA
- a CDS encoding WhiB family transcriptional regulator, with protein MPQPNQLPGPTSSFWEWQLKGSCRGADSSVFFHPDGERGRARAMREQRAKAICNTCPVIEACRSHALNVGEPYGIWGGMTESERDAILRPTARNRGRRMGMTSRRAS; from the coding sequence ATGCCACAGCCAAACCAACTTCCAGGACCTACATCTTCCTTCTGGGAGTGGCAGCTGAAGGGTTCCTGCCGCGGTGCGGACTCGTCCGTTTTCTTTCATCCGGATGGCGAGCGTGGCCGTGCGCGAGCTATGCGTGAACAACGCGCTAAGGCCATCTGCAATACCTGCCCAGTCATTGAAGCCTGCCGAAGCCACGCCCTCAACGTTGGCGAGCCATACGGCATCTGGGGCGGCATGACCGAATCCGAGCGAGACGCGATCCTGCGCCCAACTGCTCGTAATAGGGGCCGACGGATGGGAATGACTTCTCGCCGGGCCAGCTAG